In Amphiprion ocellaris isolate individual 3 ecotype Okinawa chromosome 3, ASM2253959v1, whole genome shotgun sequence, one genomic interval encodes:
- the gins3 gene encoding DNA replication complex GINS protein PSF3 isoform X1, translating to MLWRQSSKTRKRYKQRGRFNIRTFLCFFSFIYYFCRVCAQMDSQSYLPVQPGVGMEENFLSLDDILLSHERLPVRTECSFPRLGYLEKSSDSPDIPEGTKMELPLWLSKGLYERKRRVLSVELPKVYRESWRTVFTADPNVVDLHKMGPYYYGLGSQMLHFESPENPDIAQTLLQTFVGRFRRTMDSSQNAYNEDTSALVERLDWLEKTLFRSGQSGLNGFQSWEKGLASTLTASNLVLNYRKRKITDVQP from the exons ATGTTGTGGCGCCAAAGCAGTAAAACCAGGAAGCGCTATAAACAGCGGGGAAGGTTTAATATCAGGacgtttctctgttttttttcttttatttactatttttgtcGTGTTTGCGCACAAATGGACTCCCAATCGTACCTTCCCGTCCAGCCCGGGGTGGGCATGGAGGAGAATTTCCTGTCTCTGGACGACATTTTGCTGTCTCATGAGCGGCTTCCAGTCCGGACCGAGTGCAGCTTCCCTCGGCTCGGATACCTGGAGAAGTCGAGCGACTCGCCGGACATCCCGGAG GGCACTAAGATGGAGCTCCCCCTGTGGCTGTCTAAGGGTCTGtatgagaggaagaggagggttcTGTCCGTGGAGCTTCCCAAGGtctacagagagagctggaggacGGTTTTCACCGCCGACCCCAACGTGGTGGACCTGCACAAGATGGGCCCCTACTATTATGGTCTGGGCTCCCAGATGCTGCACTTTGAGAGTCCAGAGAACCCAGACATTGCTCAGACCCTGCTGCAG ACCTTCGTGGGTCGGTTCCGGCGGACCATGGACTCGTCCCAGAACGCCTACAACGAGGACACGTCAGCGCTGGTGGAGCGTCTGGACTGGCTGGAGAAGACTCTGTTCAGGTCGGGTCAGAGCGGCCTGAACGGCTTCCAGAGCTGGGAGAAAGGTCTGGCCTCCACACTCACCGCCTCCAACCTGGTCCTCAACTACCGCAAGAGGAAGATCACCGACGTCCAGCCCTGA
- the gins3 gene encoding DNA replication complex GINS protein PSF3 isoform X2 — MLWRQSSKTRKRYKQRGRFNIRTFLCFFSFIYYFCRVCAQMDSQSYLPVQPGVGMEENFLSLDDILLSHERLPVRTECSFPRLGYLEKSSDSPDIPETFVGRFRRTMDSSQNAYNEDTSALVERLDWLEKTLFRSGQSGLNGFQSWEKGLASTLTASNLVLNYRKRKITDVQP, encoded by the exons ATGTTGTGGCGCCAAAGCAGTAAAACCAGGAAGCGCTATAAACAGCGGGGAAGGTTTAATATCAGGacgtttctctgttttttttcttttatttactatttttgtcGTGTTTGCGCACAAATGGACTCCCAATCGTACCTTCCCGTCCAGCCCGGGGTGGGCATGGAGGAGAATTTCCTGTCTCTGGACGACATTTTGCTGTCTCATGAGCGGCTTCCAGTCCGGACCGAGTGCAGCTTCCCTCGGCTCGGATACCTGGAGAAGTCGAGCGACTCGCCGGACATCCCGGAG ACCTTCGTGGGTCGGTTCCGGCGGACCATGGACTCGTCCCAGAACGCCTACAACGAGGACACGTCAGCGCTGGTGGAGCGTCTGGACTGGCTGGAGAAGACTCTGTTCAGGTCGGGTCAGAGCGGCCTGAACGGCTTCCAGAGCTGGGAGAAAGGTCTGGCCTCCACACTCACCGCCTCCAACCTGGTCCTCAACTACCGCAAGAGGAAGATCACCGACGTCCAGCCCTGA